In Halobaculum limi, one DNA window encodes the following:
- a CDS encoding acetamidase/formamidase family protein — MSHSSNNSDPGYTVDHHLSDADRNIHSAWDNSLEPALTVTDGDVVRFECRDAVDGQIDVETTAEDVMGVSFDPVHPLTGPVYVEGAEPGDVLEVDLLDLQHKGWGYNVYFPGEMGLGLLPEDFEDPGIHIWDLQGDVGKFVNGIEVPLDPFPGVIGNAPAEDGEHDTLPPRSVGGNMDVKHMTAGSTVRLPVEVEGALFSTGDCHAAQGDGEVCVTGVEAPMFVTARFRVRKDLDIEQPEFTTTGPFTPTGVDEPMYATTGIDADLMEATKKATRHMITHLHDHRGLTRGEAYILCSAAMDLKISEVVDAPNWTVTAYIPESIFPDSAEEN, encoded by the coding sequence ATGTCACACAGTAGCAACAACAGCGATCCTGGCTACACCGTCGACCACCACCTCTCGGATGCAGACCGGAACATCCACTCGGCGTGGGACAACTCGTTGGAACCCGCGCTGACGGTCACCGACGGCGACGTGGTTCGCTTCGAGTGTCGCGACGCCGTCGACGGCCAGATTGATGTCGAGACCACCGCTGAGGACGTGATGGGCGTGAGCTTCGACCCAGTCCACCCGCTCACGGGTCCTGTGTACGTCGAGGGAGCGGAACCGGGCGACGTCCTCGAGGTCGACCTCCTCGATCTCCAGCACAAAGGCTGGGGGTACAACGTCTACTTCCCCGGTGAGATGGGACTGGGACTGCTTCCCGAGGACTTCGAGGACCCTGGCATTCACATCTGGGATCTTCAGGGCGACGTCGGGAAGTTTGTCAACGGTATCGAGGTCCCACTCGACCCATTCCCGGGCGTCATCGGCAACGCACCCGCCGAAGACGGCGAACACGACACGCTCCCGCCGCGGAGCGTCGGCGGCAATATGGACGTGAAGCACATGACTGCAGGATCGACCGTCCGGCTGCCGGTCGAAGTTGAGGGCGCGTTGTTCTCGACGGGGGACTGTCACGCCGCACAGGGTGACGGCGAGGTGTGTGTCACCGGCGTCGAGGCACCGATGTTCGTCACCGCCCGGTTCCGCGTCCGTAAGGACCTCGACATCGAGCAACCGGAGTTCACGACGACGGGGCCGTTCACGCCGACGGGCGTCGACGAACCGATGTACGCGACGACCGGCATCGACGCCGACCTGATGGAGGCGACAAAGAAGGCGACCCGACATATGATCACCCACCTCCACGACCACCGCGGCCTGACGCGGGGTGAGGCGTACATCCTCTGTTCGGCGGCGATGGACCTCAAGATCAGCGAGGTCGTCGACGCACCGAACTGGACGGTGACCGCGTACATTCCCGAGAGCATCTTCCCGGACAGCGCCGAGGAGAACTGA
- a CDS encoding MOSC domain-containing protein, protein MNARVEALFTAPEGSAPMVDHDRIRLVDGGIEGDRYLNGSGYYSPFDVCEVTLVDAAALDTIREEAGIDLTDGRHRRNVVVRGADLDELLEATFRLGDAETGAVLRGTRPRPPCTHVEQVGGQDGIARALKGRRGGICADVVDPGRVAVGDGVEILEADPRTEGRRIVDRLKRSLGRTHGE, encoded by the coding sequence ATGAACGCTCGCGTCGAGGCGCTGTTCACCGCGCCCGAGGGGTCTGCACCGATGGTCGACCACGACCGGATCCGACTCGTCGACGGCGGCATCGAGGGTGACCGCTACCTAAACGGGTCGGGGTACTACTCGCCGTTCGACGTGTGTGAGGTGACGCTCGTCGACGCCGCCGCACTCGACACGATTCGCGAGGAGGCCGGTATCGACCTCACCGACGGCCGGCACCGGCGCAATGTCGTCGTCCGCGGCGCCGACCTCGACGAATTGCTGGAGGCGACGTTCCGTCTCGGCGACGCCGAGACCGGGGCCGTGCTTCGCGGCACGCGCCCGCGGCCACCGTGTACGCACGTCGAGCAAGTGGGCGGGCAGGATGGCATCGCTCGGGCGCTGAAGGGGCGACGTGGCGGCATCTGTGCGGACGTGGTCGACCCCGGCAGGGTCGCCGTCGGCGACGGCGTGGAGATACTCGAAGCCGACCCCCGAACCGAGGGTCGTCGGATCGTCGACCGCCTCAAGCGATCGCTCGGTCGGACGCACGGCGAGTGA
- a CDS encoding permease, which yields MIGRALPLALASGVTTLLVAGTVAIEASTASGLGGPGVGILGVLVGLVAALLAAIAVGLLVASERLPPSAMAVLVAYGTFGVAFLAVAALRYVNVPGADETLSMPIQVGLSLVCALAAGVVAARGGRPRAETA from the coding sequence ATGATCGGCCGAGCCCTCCCCCTCGCACTCGCCAGCGGCGTCACGACCCTGCTGGTCGCGGGTACCGTCGCCATCGAGGCGTCCACCGCCTCGGGTCTCGGCGGCCCGGGCGTCGGGATTCTCGGCGTCCTCGTCGGTTTGGTCGCCGCCCTCCTCGCTGCCATCGCGGTCGGCCTCCTCGTCGCCTCCGAGCGCCTGCCTCCGAGTGCGATGGCTGTACTCGTCGCCTACGGGACGTTCGGCGTCGCGTTCCTCGCGGTCGCCGCCCTCCGGTACGTGAACGTGCCCGGGGCCGACGAGACGCTCTCGATGCCGATTCAGGTCGGCCTGAGTCTCGTCTGTGCGCTCGCCGCCGGCGTCGTCGCCGCCCGCGGTGGCCGCCCGCGTGCGGAGACTGCCTGA
- the gdhB gene encoding glutamate dehydrogenase GdhB produces the protein MSTGTADTDETRVTADEQSDDHETEPESALETARRQLEHAAVHLDVDPGVIERLKHPTTVHRVAVPLERDDGSVEVFTGYRAQHDDVRGPYKGGLRFHPHVSEEECVGLSMWMTWKCAVMDLPFGGGKGGVVVDPKALSDGEKERLTRRFAEELRKFVGPKKDIPAPDMGTNSQTMAWFMDAYSMQEGETVPGVVTGKPPVVGGTEGREEAPGRSVAIVVREAAEYYDYDLDGLTVAVQGYGSVGANAARLLDEWGADVVSVSDTGGAVYDADGLDTHSIPSFSEEPNAVTGYAAETDGADLLDDGNDILTLDVDVLIPAAVGNVITADNAADVRANIVVEGANGPTTFAADEMLAERGVHVIPDILANAGGVTVSYFEWLQDINRRTWTLEQVQTELESEMLSAWNDVRQEVEARDITWRDAAYVVALGRIAEAKSVRGLWP, from the coding sequence ATGTCAACCGGAACCGCAGACACAGACGAGACTCGCGTCACCGCGGACGAACAATCGGATGACCACGAGACGGAACCGGAATCTGCTCTGGAGACGGCCCGCCGGCAGTTGGAACACGCGGCCGTCCACCTCGACGTCGACCCCGGCGTCATCGAACGGCTGAAACACCCCACCACGGTCCACCGCGTCGCCGTTCCCCTGGAACGTGACGACGGCTCCGTCGAGGTGTTCACCGGCTACCGTGCCCAACACGACGACGTGCGCGGCCCGTACAAGGGCGGCCTGCGCTTCCACCCGCACGTCAGCGAGGAGGAGTGCGTCGGCCTCTCGATGTGGATGACCTGGAAGTGCGCCGTGATGGACCTCCCGTTCGGCGGCGGGAAGGGCGGCGTCGTCGTCGACCCAAAGGCGCTCTCTGACGGCGAGAAGGAACGGCTCACCCGCCGCTTCGCCGAGGAACTGCGGAAGTTCGTCGGGCCGAAGAAGGATATCCCCGCGCCGGACATGGGAACAAACTCCCAGACGATGGCGTGGTTTATGGACGCGTACTCGATGCAGGAGGGCGAGACGGTCCCCGGCGTCGTCACCGGCAAGCCGCCAGTCGTCGGCGGCACCGAGGGCCGCGAAGAAGCGCCCGGTCGCTCCGTCGCCATCGTCGTCCGTGAGGCCGCGGAGTACTACGACTACGACCTCGACGGCCTGACCGTCGCCGTGCAGGGGTACGGGTCGGTCGGCGCGAACGCCGCCCGCCTCCTCGACGAGTGGGGCGCAGACGTCGTCTCGGTGTCCGACACCGGCGGCGCCGTCTACGACGCAGACGGTCTCGACACCCACTCGATCCCGAGTTTCTCCGAAGAACCGAACGCCGTCACCGGCTACGCCGCGGAGACGGACGGCGCGGATCTGCTCGACGACGGGAACGACATCCTCACCCTCGACGTCGACGTGCTCATCCCCGCCGCCGTCGGCAACGTCATCACCGCCGACAACGCCGCAGACGTGCGTGCAAACATCGTCGTCGAGGGTGCGAACGGGCCGACGACGTTCGCCGCCGACGAGATGCTCGCCGAACGCGGCGTCCACGTCATCCCCGACATCCTCGCGAACGCCGGCGGCGTCACCGTCAGTTACTTCGAGTGGCTTCAGGACATCAACCGCCGGACGTGGACGCTCGAACAGGTGCAGACGGAACTGGAGTCGGAGATGCTCTCGGCGTGGAACGACGTTCGCCAAGAGGTCGAAGCCCGCGATATCACGTGGCGCGACGCCGCCTACGTCGTCGCCCTCGGGCGCATCGCGGAGGCGAAGAGCGTCCGCGGTCTGTGGCCCTGA
- a CDS encoding PH domain-containing protein encodes MTSDDVPDAVPVAADETVLWTGSPRLSAALPAVFVGIVVAGVGMAIAVGPVADTGGGLAVGALAVLVGLSIPALAVLSLVNTRYVLTDRAASVKTGVVGRRVDRARLSMVENSSYEQSATGSLFGYGTVTLETAGGGVSFRRVDDPSSVRSLVDEHVGGGSDGQTADSIPGSLDSWRAVREEVRLLRAALEL; translated from the coding sequence ATGACGAGCGACGACGTGCCCGACGCGGTGCCCGTCGCGGCCGACGAGACGGTGCTCTGGACGGGGAGTCCACGGCTCTCGGCGGCCCTCCCCGCCGTGTTCGTCGGCATCGTCGTCGCCGGCGTCGGGATGGCTATCGCCGTCGGCCCGGTCGCTGACACCGGCGGCGGCCTCGCGGTCGGTGCCCTCGCCGTCCTCGTCGGCCTCTCGATACCCGCGCTCGCGGTCCTCTCGCTGGTGAACACGCGCTACGTCCTCACCGACCGCGCGGCCAGCGTCAAGACGGGCGTCGTCGGTCGGCGCGTCGACCGTGCGCGACTGTCGATGGTGGAGAACTCGTCGTACGAGCAGTCGGCTACGGGGTCGCTGTTCGGCTACGGGACGGTCACGCTGGAGACGGCCGGCGGCGGTGTCTCGTTCCGCCGGGTCGACGACCCGAGCAGCGTTCGCTCGCTCGTCGACGAACACGTCGGCGGTGGGAGCGACGGCCAGACCGCCGATTCGATCCCCGGATCGCTCGACTCCTGGCGGGCAGTTCGCGAAGAGGTCAGACTCCTCCGAGCGGCGCTGGAGCTGTAG
- a CDS encoding PH domain-containing protein, producing MAAPSIETDTALPDGFDWLSLDPEEEVVWTGNPHSMSLVPALVIGIPLSLILIGLFIIASAYLTRENTEYVITTEALYKKRGILSRDVKRVGFEKVQDTSYTQGFFGTQFGYGDVDISTAGGSGVELRFDSVEDPKRIQELVNERIRARDGRSRDGDAETKGDVLDDILTELRAIRTAVEGGDEATVNPPAETTVDDTEPPADDVDHTTDSTAADQSPSDDHR from the coding sequence ATGGCAGCTCCCTCCATTGAGACGGACACAGCCCTCCCGGACGGCTTCGACTGGCTCTCGCTCGACCCCGAAGAAGAGGTCGTCTGGACCGGCAACCCCCACTCGATGAGTCTCGTCCCCGCGCTCGTCATCGGGATTCCGCTGTCGCTGATTCTCATCGGCCTGTTCATCATCGCCTCGGCGTACCTCACCCGCGAGAACACGGAGTACGTCATCACGACCGAGGCGCTGTACAAGAAGCGCGGTATCCTCTCACGGGACGTGAAGCGGGTTGGCTTCGAGAAGGTGCAAGACACCTCTTACACGCAGGGCTTCTTCGGCACGCAGTTCGGCTACGGCGACGTCGACATCTCGACGGCCGGTGGGTCCGGCGTCGAACTACGCTTCGACAGCGTCGAAGACCCCAAACGCATCCAGGAACTCGTCAACGAGCGTATCCGGGCCCGCGACGGCCGGAGTCGGGACGGAGACGCCGAGACGAAAGGTGACGTCCTCGACGACATCCTCACGGAACTGCGTGCGATCCGAACCGCCGTCGAAGGCGGTGACGAAGCCACTGTGAACCCACCTGCGGAGACGACGGTCGACGACACGGAACCCCCGGCCGACGACGTGGACCACACGACCGACTCGACTGCGGCCGACCAGTCGCCGTCCGACGACCACCGATGA
- a CDS encoding MaoC family dehydratase, which translates to MAGKYYEEFEVGETIAHEKRRTVSERDNQVFCDMTMNQQPLHLDAEFAADTQFGERLVNGIYTMALATGLSIPDTTDGTIVANLSYDDVEHPNPVFHGDTIRAESTVLDRRETSDGERGVVTMRVNAYKVNSDGSGEDDDRDGASDDETLVCTFERTVLSLKREHAE; encoded by the coding sequence ATGGCCGGCAAGTATTACGAGGAGTTCGAGGTCGGTGAGACCATCGCCCACGAGAAGCGTCGTACCGTCTCCGAGCGGGACAACCAGGTGTTCTGCGATATGACTATGAACCAGCAACCGCTCCACCTCGATGCCGAGTTCGCGGCCGACACCCAGTTCGGCGAGCGACTCGTCAACGGCATCTACACGATGGCGCTCGCGACGGGGCTATCGATTCCCGACACGACCGACGGCACCATCGTCGCGAACCTCTCGTACGACGACGTAGAGCACCCGAACCCAGTGTTTCACGGAGACACGATCCGCGCAGAGTCGACCGTCCTCGACAGACGGGAGACGAGCGACGGCGAACGCGGCGTCGTGACGATGCGGGTGAACGCGTACAAGGTGAACAGCGACGGGTCGGGCGAGGACGACGATAGAGACGGCGCGAGCGACGACGAGACGCTCGTCTGTACGTTCGAGCGAACGGTGCTGTCGCTGAAGCGCGAACACGCGGAGTGA
- a CDS encoding acyl-CoA carboxylase subunit beta, which yields MKVHVGAAASAEEASAIAEAMAEHFGVDIEVYAGDDADDPLATAEPPEIEYPLDDDLGPTDRERALRAEIDDILQGGPEKYKQRLPDQGKLFVRDRLDLWFGEAGTGGPGDADREGAADGVKFEDGKFAHFDGWHENSPDVDEYDEGNRLPADGLITGAAEFEGRDLHFMANDFTVKAGSMAGKGVEKFLRMQQRALKNGKPVLYLMDSSGGRIDQQTGFFANREGIGKYYYNHSMLSGRVPQICVLYGPCIAGAAYTPVFADFTVMVERMSAMAIASPRMVKMVTGEEIEMNDLGGPDVHAKYSGSADLVAEDERHARQLVADLMTYLPDKAGKKPPRSDTKPPTYSPEGIDELIPEAPNRPYDVHDLLDRICDAESVFELKSEYGKEIVTAFARIDGRPVGIVANQPTERSGAIFPDAAEKAAEFIWTCDAYEVPLLYLCDTPGFMAGSQVEKDAILEKGKKFIYATSSATVPQQTVVVRKAYGAGIYAMGGPAYEPESVIGLPSGEIGIMGPEAAINAVYANKLAAIDDPEERAEREDELREEYRRDIDIHRMASEVVIDEIVEPSRLREELVQRFDFYADIEKSVPDKKHGTIL from the coding sequence ATGAAAGTCCACGTGGGCGCGGCCGCGTCCGCAGAGGAGGCGTCGGCCATCGCAGAGGCGATGGCCGAGCACTTCGGCGTCGACATCGAGGTGTACGCCGGCGACGACGCCGACGACCCCCTCGCGACGGCCGAACCGCCGGAGATCGAGTACCCTCTGGACGACGACCTCGGTCCGACCGACCGCGAACGGGCGCTTCGCGCCGAGATCGACGACATCCTCCAAGGCGGCCCCGAGAAGTACAAACAACGCCTCCCCGACCAGGGGAAACTGTTCGTCCGCGACCGCCTCGACCTGTGGTTCGGCGAGGCCGGGACCGGCGGTCCCGGCGACGCCGACCGCGAGGGCGCCGCCGACGGCGTGAAGTTCGAGGACGGCAAGTTCGCTCACTTCGACGGCTGGCACGAGAACTCCCCCGACGTGGACGAATACGACGAGGGTAACCGCCTCCCCGCGGACGGCCTCATCACCGGTGCGGCGGAGTTCGAGGGGCGCGACCTGCACTTTATGGCCAACGACTTCACCGTGAAGGCGGGGTCGATGGCCGGCAAGGGCGTCGAGAAGTTCCTCCGGATGCAACAGCGAGCGCTGAAGAACGGCAAGCCGGTGCTGTATCTGATGGACTCCTCTGGTGGCCGGATCGACCAGCAGACGGGCTTTTTCGCCAACCGTGAGGGTATCGGGAAGTACTACTACAACCACTCGATGCTCTCTGGGCGGGTCCCCCAGATCTGCGTCCTCTACGGCCCGTGTATCGCGGGTGCGGCGTACACACCCGTCTTCGCCGATTTCACCGTGATGGTCGAGAGGATGTCCGCGATGGCCATCGCCTCCCCGCGGATGGTGAAGATGGTGACTGGCGAGGAGATTGAGATGAACGATCTGGGCGGCCCGGACGTCCACGCGAAGTACTCCGGGAGCGCCGACCTCGTCGCCGAGGACGAACGCCACGCCCGCCAACTGGTCGCGGACCTGATGACGTACCTGCCGGACAAGGCGGGTAAGAAACCGCCGCGAAGCGACACCAAGCCGCCGACGTACTCGCCCGAGGGCATCGACGAACTGATCCCCGAGGCGCCGAACCGTCCGTACGACGTTCACGACCTTCTCGACCGCATCTGCGACGCCGAATCCGTCTTCGAATTGAAGTCGGAGTACGGCAAAGAAATCGTTACCGCGTTCGCCCGCATCGACGGCCGCCCCGTCGGCATCGTCGCGAACCAACCGACCGAACGCTCGGGCGCTATCTTCCCCGATGCCGCCGAGAAGGCCGCGGAGTTCATCTGGACCTGTGACGCCTACGAAGTTCCCCTGCTGTACCTCTGTGACACGCCGGGGTTCATGGCTGGGTCACAGGTCGAGAAAGACGCCATCTTGGAGAAGGGGAAGAAATTCATCTACGCCACCTCCTCGGCGACCGTCCCCCAGCAGACCGTCGTCGTCCGCAAGGCGTACGGCGCGGGCATCTACGCGATGGGCGGCCCTGCCTACGAACCTGAGTCGGTGATCGGTCTCCCGTCCGGCGAGATCGGGATTATGGGACCGGAAGCGGCGATCAACGCGGTGTACGCGAACAAACTCGCCGCCATCGACGACCCCGAGGAACGAGCCGAACGCGAGGACGAACTCCGCGAGGAGTACCGCCGTGACATCGACATCCACCGAATGGCCAGTGAGGTCGTCATCGACGAGATCGTCGAACCCTCGCGCCTGCGCGAGGAACTCGTCCAGCGGTTCGACTTCTACGCGGACATCGAGAAGTCGGTGCCCGACAAGAAGCACGGCACGATCTTGTAA
- a CDS encoding DoxX family membrane protein has protein sequence MIDWVEREATSLAAQSPSATTLARWGLGAMVLAAGVHKLLDPAAWTVYVVDWLAPLLVVSPTAFMLVNGYLEVGFGAALLANRFVPVASFVAAVSLTATCLYLAVVWLTVGAFGDVLARDIGLAGLAWAVLRASLVGDE, from the coding sequence ATGATCGACTGGGTCGAACGGGAGGCAACGTCGCTGGCGGCGCAGTCTCCGTCGGCGACGACGCTCGCGCGGTGGGGACTCGGCGCGATGGTGCTGGCGGCGGGCGTCCACAAACTGCTGGACCCCGCGGCGTGGACGGTGTACGTCGTCGACTGGCTCGCTCCGCTGCTGGTCGTCTCGCCGACGGCGTTTATGCTCGTCAACGGCTATCTCGAGGTCGGGTTCGGGGCCGCGTTGCTCGCGAATCGGTTCGTCCCGGTCGCGTCGTTCGTGGCAGCGGTGTCGTTGACGGCGACCTGTCTCTACCTCGCGGTCGTGTGGCTCACTGTCGGCGCGTTCGGAGACGTGTTGGCCCGCGACATCGGTCTCGCGGGACTGGCGTGGGCGGTCCTGCGGGCGTCGCTCGTCGGCGACGAGTGA
- a CDS encoding DUF3179 domain-containing protein codes for MSPSLSRRRFLGSVGVAGVASVAGCLDGTSVPGSGDGDLLGTDGNPPPARETGLYQPWDLDRVSDATVSGGPGKDGIPSIDSPQFAPASDVSFPDDRVVFGYAGESDVKAYSQHILVWHEIANDVLDGTNVAVTYCPLTGTAMGFERGDTTFGVSGRLVNNNLVMYDRATDSRWPQILAAAVSGPQAGDQLREFRLVWTTWGQWRRAHPDTEIMTENTGYSRRYGGDPYGNYNPDTGYYASFSQPLFPSLDEGYEETQEDAKRVVVGTRTADRAVAFDKPTLREETVLATDDGALVAVYDSTLDTGYVYRTEGATVTASGDGLLVVDGETYAADSLPLDRAYAFDAMWHAMGGFYPETVYVT; via the coding sequence ATGTCACCATCACTCTCACGTCGGCGGTTTCTCGGTAGCGTCGGCGTTGCTGGCGTCGCGTCGGTCGCTGGCTGTCTCGACGGGACGTCCGTTCCTGGGAGTGGTGATGGCGACCTCCTCGGTACCGACGGGAATCCACCTCCGGCCCGCGAGACTGGCCTGTACCAGCCGTGGGATCTCGACCGCGTCAGCGACGCCACCGTCAGCGGTGGCCCCGGCAAAGACGGCATCCCGTCTATCGACTCCCCGCAGTTCGCCCCCGCGAGTGATGTGTCGTTCCCCGACGATCGCGTCGTGTTCGGGTACGCCGGCGAGTCGGACGTGAAGGCGTACTCCCAGCACATCCTCGTGTGGCACGAGATCGCGAACGACGTCCTCGACGGGACGAACGTCGCGGTCACCTACTGCCCGCTGACGGGTACTGCGATGGGGTTCGAGCGTGGCGACACCACCTTCGGCGTCTCGGGCCGTCTCGTAAACAACAATCTCGTGATGTACGACCGCGCGACCGACTCGCGGTGGCCGCAGATTCTCGCGGCGGCCGTGTCGGGGCCGCAGGCGGGCGACCAACTCCGCGAGTTCCGCCTCGTGTGGACGACGTGGGGGCAGTGGCGGCGTGCCCACCCCGATACGGAGATTATGACGGAAAACACGGGCTACTCGCGGCGCTACGGTGGCGACCCGTACGGCAACTACAACCCCGACACCGGCTACTACGCGTCGTTCAGTCAGCCGCTGTTCCCGTCGCTCGATGAAGGGTATGAGGAGACGCAGGAGGACGCCAAGCGCGTGGTGGTCGGCACGCGAACCGCTGACCGCGCCGTCGCCTTCGACAAGCCGACGCTCCGCGAGGAGACGGTGCTCGCCACCGACGACGGCGCACTCGTCGCCGTCTACGACTCCACCCTCGATACGGGATACGTGTACCGCACGGAAGGCGCGACCGTCACCGCGAGCGGCGACGGACTACTCGTCGTCGACGGCGAGACGTACGCCGCCGACTCGCTCCCTCTTGACCGAGCGTACGCCTTCGACGCGATGTGGCACGCGATGGGCGGTTTCTATCCGGAGACGGTATATGTCACCTGA
- a CDS encoding Glu/Leu/Phe/Val family dehydrogenase: MSGDEANPFESLQEQIDDAAAYLDVNDDVIDRLKHPERVLETNLSVKMDDGSLGRFKAFRSEFNGDRGPYKGGIRYHPGVSRDEVKALSGWMVYKCAVVDIPYGGGKGGIVIDPSQYSTSELERVTRSFATELRPFIGEDKDIPAPDVNTGQREMNWIKDTYETLENTTEPGVVTGKSLEAGGSEGRVEATGRSTMLTAREAFDYLDKEMDGASVAVQGYGNAGHIAAYLIEDLGANIVAVSDSSGAVYAEDGLDARDVKAHKNETGSVSGYAGADEEFSNDDLLTLDVDLLVPAALENAIDGDLANDVKADVIVEAANGPLTPDADDVLTEADVHVFPDILANAGGVTVSYFEWVQNRQRFYWTEERVNEELERHIVSAFDDLTECYEEREVPNFRTAAYVVAIQRVVDAFLDSGNWP; encoded by the coding sequence ATGTCCGGTGACGAGGCCAACCCCTTCGAGAGCCTCCAAGAGCAAATCGACGACGCGGCGGCATATCTCGACGTCAACGACGACGTCATCGACCGACTCAAACACCCCGAGCGAGTCCTCGAGACGAACCTCTCTGTCAAGATGGACGACGGCTCACTGGGGCGGTTCAAAGCGTTCCGCTCGGAGTTCAACGGTGACCGCGGCCCGTACAAGGGCGGCATCCGCTATCACCCGGGCGTCTCCCGCGACGAGGTGAAGGCGCTGTCGGGGTGGATGGTGTACAAGTGCGCCGTCGTCGACATCCCCTACGGTGGCGGGAAAGGTGGCATCGTCATCGACCCCTCGCAGTACTCCACGAGCGAACTCGAACGCGTGACGCGGTCGTTCGCGACGGAACTGCGCCCGTTCATCGGCGAGGACAAGGACATCCCCGCACCCGACGTGAACACGGGTCAGCGGGAGATGAACTGGATCAAAGACACCTACGAGACGCTGGAGAACACCACCGAACCCGGCGTCGTCACCGGGAAGTCGCTGGAGGCCGGTGGCTCGGAGGGCCGTGTCGAGGCGACGGGTCGCTCGACGATGCTCACCGCTCGCGAGGCGTTCGACTACCTCGACAAGGAGATGGACGGCGCGAGCGTCGCCGTGCAGGGGTACGGCAACGCCGGGCACATCGCCGCCTACCTCATCGAAGACCTGGGCGCGAACATCGTCGCCGTCTCCGACTCTTCGGGTGCGGTGTACGCCGAAGACGGCCTCGACGCCCGCGACGTGAAAGCCCACAAGAACGAGACGGGGTCGGTTTCGGGATACGCCGGTGCCGACGAGGAGTTCTCTAACGACGACCTGCTCACGCTCGATGTCGACCTCCTCGTCCCCGCGGCGCTGGAGAACGCCATCGACGGCGACCTCGCGAACGACGTGAAAGCCGACGTCATCGTCGAGGCGGCCAACGGCCCCCTCACGCCCGACGCCGACGACGTGCTCACTGAGGCCGACGTCCACGTGTTCCCCGACATCCTCGCGAACGCTGGCGGCGTCACAGTCAGTTACTTCGAATGGGTGCAGAACCGCCAGCGCTTCTACTGGACCGAAGAACGGGTCAACGAGGAACTGGAGCGCCACATCGTGAGCGCCTTCGACGACCTGACCGAGTGTTACGAGGAACGTGAGGTGCCGAACTTCCGGACCGCCGCATACGTCGTCGCGATTCAGCGCGTCGTCGACGCGTTCCTCGACAGCGGCAACTGGCCCTGA
- a CDS encoding HpcH/HpaI aldolase/citrate lyase family protein produces MTRRSVLFSPGDRPELMRKAPATGADTVVFDLEDAVAPGRKEEARAAVYDVLSDPEFDPDAEVCIRVTGTETYRDLEVIADDDAAGFDAVMLPKAESSDAVAHLDKQLREHDRRVPVIALVETARGVLHAEEIADAGPTAAVAFGAEDLSADVGATRTDEGTEVLYAREKAVTAAAAADVDAIDTVYTDFSDGEGLREETQFAAGLGYDGKMAIHPSQVPIINEAFTPNADEIAWARRVLAARDDAADDDRGVFQVDGEMIDAPLIAQAERVREYATLAGEWSDADAIGE; encoded by the coding sequence ATGACCAGACGCAGCGTGCTGTTCTCGCCGGGCGACCGCCCGGAACTGATGCGGAAGGCACCGGCAACCGGCGCGGATACGGTCGTCTTCGACCTGGAGGACGCCGTCGCGCCCGGTCGGAAGGAAGAGGCGCGGGCGGCCGTCTACGACGTTCTCTCGGACCCCGAGTTCGACCCGGACGCGGAGGTGTGCATCCGCGTCACCGGGACGGAGACGTACCGCGACTTGGAGGTGATCGCAGACGACGATGCCGCCGGCTTCGACGCGGTGATGCTTCCGAAGGCGGAGTCGAGTGACGCGGTCGCGCATCTGGACAAGCAGTTGCGCGAACACGACCGGCGTGTCCCCGTCATCGCTCTCGTCGAGACGGCCCGTGGCGTCCTCCACGCTGAGGAGATAGCCGACGCGGGGCCGACCGCAGCAGTGGCGTTCGGCGCAGAGGACCTCTCGGCGGACGTTGGTGCGACGCGGACCGACGAGGGAACCGAGGTGCTGTACGCCCGCGAGAAGGCCGTGACGGCGGCCGCTGCCGCCGATGTCGACGCCATCGACACAGTCTACACCGACTTCTCTGACGGCGAGGGTCTCCGCGAGGAGACGCAGTTCGCGGCGGGGCTTGGGTACGACGGCAAGATGGCGATCCACCCCTCGCAGGTGCCGATCATCAACGAGGCGTTCACGCCCAACGCCGACGAGATTGCGTGGGCGCGGCGCGTCCTCGCCGCCCGCGACGACGCGGCCGACGACGACCGCGGCGTGTTCCAGGTGGACGGCGAGATGATCGACGCACCCCTCATCGCGCAGGCGGAGCGCGTACGGGAGTACGCAACGCTCGCTGGCGAGTGGTCGGACGCCGACGCGATCGGGGAGTAG